The DNA window aaggatagcaaacatcaaaaaatcaaatgcaaataaattctgGTGAAGATGTgaaaaaataggaaccctcatccacttttggtgggaatgtaagatggtacaaccactttggaaagcaatgtagAGCCTCAcaaaaaatctgactatagagtaacaacagacccagttattcccttactgggcatgtaccctaaaatctccacacctcagttcagagatatttgattaaacatctttatagctgctcaactcataatagccaagaactgGACTCAaactagatgtccatcattggacaaatggattactcagatgtggtatatctacacaatggaattctgtacagcagtaaggaaaaaaaattgacacaataATATTTGAAGTAAAATGGTCAAAACTAGGACAGATCTTTCTCAGTGTACTCACCCAATCTCCAAATGATAATGctgcatagtctcattcatctacagctcctaaactgaatctacTCAAATTGATgccatacctagcaagcatctcaaggactggacaataggataggtggggagggaggagagggcaagggaATGGGTGAGGTACCCAAAACTGGactcaaacggcaatggtactataaaactCTGTATTCTAAAAAGCAAACCAAATGGTTGgaccttcaccaagcccttagaaGAAACACCAGATTCAtaaggctctggagagggtatgatgaaaactgacctttattgcctcctgtttctgcttatctctttctcttatctctcatctctttatctcttttatatcacttatatttttcttccttctcttcctgggcAATGACTTGTAAGTCCCAGTACTAGTAGCTGGATATCATctacaataagcttttgatcagagtgaCCCCCAAGGTTTCCCAAAGAAGacatttatgtcagagtgcttggtgacccaccataggttagtagtaagaccctaatgctgaagacaccatgctcTGTTGGCATGTAAtgtggaatgacatggctggaagctggaagagagtccccAGACaacgcatctagtgccagaaggtgctacatgagcaactggggaaaatgaccaatacctgtccaagcaacacatggtatAACTTACTTAGCTgtaacaacctgatgtgatgctcctacaagtgcaaaagtggcacataaccttggtgggaaaccaactgctcttaatggTTCtattcagtggaacagaatccatagctggagctgggaaacaagtcagaaccatatccaaacataagcccactctccattaaactctctctaaatattaatggttttgacatttatttggtgctaacttttactctctgttggagaatctgcttctcttttttagatagacgcagatcctaaggagagaagcaCCCCATTATTCTCCAAAAGGGTCCCCGATGAAACTACAAATAATTGGGGAAGCATGCAAGAATGTTATTTTCTCagcaaaccaggaaccagcacagcaatgaaggagatagacacagagaacaatcaacccctaccaaaccagatatccagagacacagaggctcccaagatttcaacactgaagtagacctaaaaggaacccaacatgtctcagagaactttgcagaagagggacagaatgaatgtcagagccacatgttgggtcatgacatgcaaagACATTTTCTCTTCCCCCAAACTGAAACCTAATCCCACAACACAacctatataccccaacaaggagggtccttgtggaggagggaagacaaggaggaggctaacaatggcaccaacttgattgtattcactgactaaaaaaatagaaaaaaatgcccatatctaataataaaaataaaattttaaaaagttactagTAGAAATGATATATTATTTTGAAGAAACATAACACACAGATAGATCTAAAATATTATGAAAGATTAATTATGTAACAGTATAATGTTAAATTCACTAACACAATATAGCAATTATAATTATTAAGatatcttgctgggcgtggtggtgcacacctttaatcccagcacttgggaggcagaggtaggaggattgctgtgagttcgaggccaccctgagactacgcaattaaatctaggtcagcctgggacagagtgagaccctacattgaaaaaaacaaaacaacacaaaaagatatctaataatGTCATCAAAACCTAAATAACAAAAATGATTATACCAGATAATGTGTTAAGCCTTCATATCAGGGTGATCCCAAGGATAGCAGCATATCCTATTAATGAATTCTTTGGCCCAGAATATTTGAGAAGATTGAGAGAGTAATGTGTTCttcaaaacatttcatttttatcgAAAAACATCACAAGGTACACatgttcctctgtgtgtgtgtgtgcatacatgcacatgcacacacacacacacacacacaaaataaactgCAGAAATTGACTCTGGAGAAAGGTGGTCATTATCTCGCCAGAAAAATGGCTTTAAAACAACTTTCTTAAATAGACtcaaaaacatatataaaacatgGGATGAGaactaaagaaaaatcaaaaagtaattTTGAAAAAAGGAGAATATGAACACATTTGACATAAttgaaggaaacaaaagaaatccTGATGCTGAAAAAGCATGTCTGCATTAAAATGATGATTTATCAATAGACTGAAGTCAAGACAGCAAGAAGTCAATATCCTGaagattgattaattaattaatgtcttTAAGGGAATTGAATGAAACCACAGGGGTGAATAGAAACTAAAGGACCTACATGATACCATCAATTAAACCCACAACTGTATATTATCTCACACATGTTAAAATCACTATTACCACAAAGTGAAAAATGTATAAATTGTTGGCAAGAAtgcttagattaaaaaaaaatctttctaataCTGTTGATGGAAATATTAATTACTACAACTTCTATGAAAAATAGTATGGAGGTTTCAAACCATTGGAATCAATTCCCTCCCCCAATGCCACCAAAATGATATTGAAGAAGGAGAATAGAATAGAAAGTACAATATATATAAGGCCTACACAAACGCTGAAAAATAGGTCTGTAAAATTGGTATGCAAAGAGGAAGGATAGAAACCCTCCACCCAGCTTAGGCTGACTAGAACTGGCAAGGGCCAATGCAGTCACAGAGACTTACCAGAGTGTCTGAAGGTGACCTGTGAATCACTATAATACTAAGGCATACAGCCCTGGGTGGCATGTGATGAacagagttctttgtagatccacCCTAAAAGATGGAGCACACATGAGAAAGTCCATAGTATGCATACTAATCAGAAAGTATGCACTATGTAAATGATACCCCAAATCCACAAAATGTTACATAAACACTTTCAATCTTTTATAGCCCTTGAACTTCTAAATTCATTTACTGCTCTTGCCTGCTTACTTCCATGGAAGTGTATCTTTTTCTAATAAACTGTCCCTGCGTCTGCTACTATTCATACGTCCCTGTTCAGTCCCATGTTCTTGGGCACAAAGACCTAGAAGCCCTCCAGAAATGACACTGAATCTTGATATCTGCCAATACCAATATGATCCTATAATCTTAATACTACAGGCATAGAATGGCATCTGAGGGTCACTTTGTGATTTCCAGGTGATCATGtccaatgagagagaaaaaaaaaattataccaggGAAATAAGGCAACAAAAATAGAgacaatttgttttttgtttttttttttttttcagatcaaAGAGGCTTTAATGGCACCAGATGACAAGTATGTCCCAGTCTAGAATATcatataattttcattattttcacaTCAAAAAGTTAGTACTTGTCAATTTAAGGTTTTAGTTTTTAATCTTAGCAACCCTCTCAATTTCTGATTCACAGATGATCATTTTATAGCCTCCCCCATACCTTTTACATTATTGCTTATACTGTGTCAAGACTAGTTACTGTTATTAATAAACTTAGCAATGTCTAAAAATATTTGGGATAAGGACAAGGTATCACTGTCATACAGGATTTTGTAAACAATCTTAGCTAGGTTAAGAATGTAGCCTCAACACAGAATTCTTTATTATGtccacacagcacagcaaaaacatccccaacaatacataaacctacatataaaatatagagtatcttcagtatttttcttttatatggcAGCACAATAGTATATGCAAGAGAAAGTACTGTTGATGGGACAAGGAGAAACTGATCTGGGCAATGACCTACTTAGCCAGCCATTATTAACATTCAAAGACCAAGTAAACATTAATTTTAGTAAGAAAAACGGTATTAAAAGAGACCCTATAAAGCTGGGATATACATACCACATTCTGCATTCCTGGCAATTTCATTCTCAGCCTGACTCCTCTCCATCATGCTTCTTTGCCTTTGGAATGGTACTATAAAGGTACAGGAAATGCCTGCCCAGTATCattttaccacaaaaaaaaactgtaagagcTTAAGAAAAGAAGATGCTGGATTCTGGAAGTATTTACCTTCATTTTTAAGAACACTTACCATAAATACTTCCAAAACAATAGCGTTTATAACACCCTGAAAAAGGAGTAAATATCCACTCAGACTATTTTCATATTGTTTAGTAATTTTCTCATGTACCCTTTCATATCCAGAAGGTCTGAAACCATCTGATTTCTTCTTTATCTAATGATTGGTTGTTAGCCCACTTTTAACAATGGAAGGAAGAACTGGCATATGTTAAATAAACTTGTTCTCAGAAGACTCATAGTTCCTATTCTGCTTCAATATTATGTTATTATAATATACATACAGAAGCAGTGTCtcagttaagaaaaataaaaaaaaaatcagtttctggGCTTACAAAGTGAAAAAGGAAATTCTTTTCcaaacctttcttttttgtttaaaaaattaaatttaaatgtacaAGACTAAGCACAGGCACttcccaaataaaaacaaaaatgaagccaaAATCACAAAATTACTCAATAGTTATAGACGACAGCTCTGATTTGGGGGTCTCATCTCTGGTGGCCTCAGCACAGGCATTGGTCTTTGGCTGCTCTTGaacaacttcttccttttctgcaAGACCACCAAGACACCCCAAGGGGAAAGTGCTTTCACAATTCTGGGTTGAGGAGACCTGTGATATCACAGGCATTTGAACAGAGGAGTTGCTTTCAAAACCATGTTCTCCAAGATCATACTGAACAAGGGTCTCATCTTGCTCCTGGTTTAAGTAGTCCGGTAGTAAGAAATCACTTCATGCTTTAGGCGATGCATCTTTAGCGAGTAAGCCCTGGTGAACTTTTTCCCACAGCGGTCACACTGAAATGGTTTAATTCCTGAGTGGATAAGCATGTGCTGTTTTAGGTTCTGAATACGGGTGAATCGCACCCCACAGGTTGGACACTGAAAAGGTCTGTCTGGACCATTTGGACTTGGTCGTTCTGTACTACTGGTAGAAGGAGCAATGTAGAGTTGGTAGGGATACTGAACATTTTCCAATCGATCATCATCATCTGCATGAGCGTTAGTGCTAGACGTGCTTTGAAGAGTAGGCAACCCTTCTGTCACACCTTCATCTACAGAGCCTATAGAGGAAGACTGTGGACTAATCAGAAGGTCCTCTTGGACTTGCTCACTTCCTGGCACTGTCTGCTGATCACTCACTGAGCTCTGAGATGCACTGACAGGATGGGACACTTCTTCATGCACCTCCTCATCACTTAATCTCTCTACTTTGACGTGGATATCTTCTTCAGTACCCAGAGGCAGGGTAGTTTTTGTGCTCTCACAAGTCACATAATCTGCCATTCGTCTACCTGCCTCAGATGGCCCAGGTAATTCTAAAGTCCGTGCATTTTCTGCCTGCTTAGATTTCTCAGGCTGAATCCTTCGATCAATTCCGAAAGGGAAAGTCCAGGGAAAAGCTAAAGAAGAATCAACTGGCTGGTTTCTATTTTCTGCATAGGAAGTTGAAGAATTCAACACCTGGGGAGAACTTGTTTGTGTACTGCACTTTACCGGACTCTCAGGAGACATAACGATGTAGCTTTTGCGTTTTCTCCGGGATTCTCGGCAGACAGGAATGGTTCTTTCTACCACACTACACTCGGAAGACACTGGAGAAATGCTTCCATCTCGAGAAGTGAAATTGCAGTTAGAATTATTTTCTTGTCCAGCATCTAGACCCTTTTCTGGTTGGCTATTGGGTGTATTCCATAAAATACTTGATTTCATGAACTTTGAGCAGGTACTAGCAACACTAAACATTTGCATATAGCTGGCTGCAGCTAGAACATCAATAATATTTTCTGTGTTAATTGACAGAGTGGCTGTATAGGCATATTCTAAAAGAGGTATAAAGCCGGTCACTGTAACATGATGCAGATCCAACACATTTGTGTTCTCATCCTCTGCTTGGCCTACAAGTTTGGTGCGAAAGAAATCACTGCAAGCTGCtagtaccaccttgtgtgccctGAAGATTTTGTCCTGGACACGGATAGTGATATCACAAAAATGTCCATCGTTTCGCAACATATTTAGTTTTCCAAGCATTTCCTGGCTGTGGGAGGAGGAGCTATGAGTAAATGTCTTCACacccatcttttccttcctcttctacaGATACTCTTCAAGGTTGCAAATGAATCAGTGATGTCCTGCGGGCGGCGGCGCGGGGGCCCGGAGGCCTgtgctgctgctcctcctccccGCCGGGCTGGGGCGgcgaggcggcggcggcgacacccggggggagggggcggagcgCGCGGCCAGCTGCCTCTCCTCCCCCGGGAGGCTCGGGGACCCTATCTCGGGCCGCCGCGCCTAGGCCCGTGAGCAGCCTGGGACTGGGGCATGGCGGCCGGCGAGGCGGGAGAGCGCGGGCGCGGGGAGGGGAGCCCCGGGCGCCCACAGGGCCGAGGGAGGAGCGAGGGGCCCGGGGCCGCGCGCGGGCGGCCGTTGGCCAGGCGGACGGCGGTTGGCGGAGCggggtggggaaaggggaaggggagtgagggaggggaggggagctgggAGGGCGCCGCCGCCGTTCGACAATTTGTTAAGAATGACACTCCTAAGAATAATAGCAGTGGGAGAGTAACCAGAATGCTGGCTCATGAGTCTTATGATCCTTTGTCATTTACATATCACTCACCTTGTATAAGAATGACACTTTGAAACAGATATTTTAGTTGTTGATAACttttacacatgtatataatttatttcaatCACGTTTACTACCCATTACACCCTATCAAGTTTTCCACTCCTCCTACTGTTagaccctttcttcttcccatctAGACCAACTTCCTTTTgaatttcttgtgtgtgtgtgttcacaagtATCCCCAACgaatttaattagtttttttttttttttttcatgggcaTGTGTTGGAGTTATCATTTaccagagagagcatgggtaaaTTATCAGTGACTATAACAATGAAGACAGTGTCTTCCCAGCAAAAATTAAATGCCAGTAACTCTCATGAGTGTTGCAGATCTCATGCTCTCCTTCTTCCATGGTGGAATGTTGGTGGCTCCAATTTTTTCAGGCTTTTGTTCACATGTGGTTAATTGTCACACATAGTCCAGGCAAGGATTTCTAGTGCTCTACCAAATGGCTCTTTTCACTTGTTAATCTTGATGCTTCTATCTTTGAGACTCTGTTTTCTGGACACACTCCTggccatttatttgaaagatgtgaAAATCAATATGTCCTAGAAATATTTGTACTCTTATGTTTATTGAAGGACTATTTTCAATCATCAAGTCTTAGAATGAACCTAATTGTATATgaagagataaaataaaatatagtatatatacaaaTGCAATCTGCTTGAAAAAGGGAAATATAATGTTATTTGTAATTTTAAAGGGCATATGGAATTGGAGATTGTtaagaaaataaaccaaacatGAAAATAATATGTTATCTCTAGACATGTTCTACAATaaaactgttttaaatatttttaatttacttagttatttgcacggagagagaaagagaatggggacaccagagtctctagccactgccaatgaactacagatgtatacactactttgtacatctggctttacttgggtaccagGGAGTTGAACCACAgtttttaagcttcacaggaaaacacatCAACTTCTGcatcatctctctaaccctctacAGTAAATCTTGAAGTATTTCTTCATGGAATGAATAGATATGAAATAAGTTTTAGACAAGTCAAAATGGACAATAAACATAAgtgtaaaatgaaaacttttaatacatttaaaatagaCTAAAGAAAATGTATACAACCTTGAATTTACTGAT is part of the Jaculus jaculus isolate mJacJac1 chromosome X, mJacJac1.mat.Y.cur, whole genome shotgun sequence genome and encodes:
- the LOC123456754 gene encoding zinc finger and BTB domain-containing protein 44-like isoform X2, which produces MGVKTFTHSSSSHSQEMLGKLNMLRNDGHFCDITIRVQDKIFRAHKVVLAACSDFFRTKLVGQAEDENTNVLDLHHVTVTGFIPLLEYAYTATLSINTENIIDVLAAASYMQMFSVASTCSKFMKSSILWNTPNSQPEKGLDAGQENNSNCNFTSRDGSISPVSSECSVVERTIPVCRESRRKRKSYIVMSPESPVKCSTQTSSPQVLNSSTSYAENRNQPVDSSLAFPWTFPFGIDRRIQPEKSKQAENARTLELPGPSEAGRRMADYVTCESTKTTLPLGTEEDIHVKVERLSDEEVHEEVSHPVSASQSSVSDQQTVPGSEQVQEDLLISPQSSSIGSVDEGVTEGLPTLQSTSSTNAHADDDDRLENVQYPYQLYIAPSTSSTERPSPNGPDRPFQCPTCGVRFTRIQNLKQHMLIHSGIKPFQCDRCGKKFTRAYSLKMHRLKHEVPFQRQRSMMERSQAENEIARNAECGMYIPAL
- the LOC123456754 gene encoding zinc finger and BTB domain-containing protein 44-like isoform X1; translation: MGVKTFTHSSSSHSQEMLGKLNMLRNDGHFCDITIRVQDKIFRAHKVVLAACSDFFRTKLVGQAEDENTNVLDLHHVTVTGFIPLLEYAYTATLSINTENIIDVLAAASYMQMFSVASTCSKFMKSSILWNTPNSQPEKGLDAGQENNSNCNFTSRDGSISPVSSECSVVERTIPVCRESRRKRKSYIVMSPESPVKCSTQTSSPQVLNSSTSYAENRNQPVDSSLAFPWTFPFGIDRRIQPEKSKQAENARTLELPGPSEAGRRMADYVTCESTKTTLPLGTEEDIHVKVERLSDEEVHEEVSHPVSASQSSVSDQQTVPGSEQVQEDLLISPQSSSIGSVDEGVTEGLPTLQSTSSTNAHADDDDRTERPSPNGPDRPFQCPTCGVRFTRIQNLKQHMLIHSGIKPFQCDRCGKKFTRAYSLKMHRLKHEVISYYRTT